In Bradyrhizobium sp. CCBAU 051011, the following are encoded in one genomic region:
- a CDS encoding carbohydrate ABC transporter permease, producing the protein MTTPAKLSLWSVTRHILLIAGAVAMLLPFVWMISTASKPPSEVFSSELHLIPRHFALWENLQTAFAKANLWRFLLNGVIVTVSIFVLQLLVALPAAYALAKLRFVGRNALFALVLFGILIPPQATAIPVFLLLHKLGVLDSYAALVLPFTISVFGIFLMRQFFRNVPDDLVDAARMDGISEFGIVWRVMLPAAIPAVTAFGIFSVVAHWNDYFWPLIVLNSEHLRTPPLAVAHFRNAEAGTNYGALMAAAMVIIAPLLVAFLFAQRRFVEGIALTGIK; encoded by the coding sequence ATGACGACGCCTGCGAAACTCTCGCTCTGGTCGGTCACTCGCCACATCCTGCTGATCGCGGGCGCCGTCGCGATGCTGCTGCCGTTTGTCTGGATGATCTCCACGGCATCGAAGCCGCCGTCGGAAGTGTTCTCCAGCGAGCTGCATCTCATCCCGCGGCATTTCGCACTGTGGGAAAATTTGCAGACGGCGTTTGCAAAAGCCAATCTCTGGCGCTTCCTGCTCAACGGCGTGATCGTCACCGTCTCGATCTTCGTCCTGCAGTTGCTGGTCGCCTTGCCCGCGGCCTACGCCCTGGCAAAACTGCGCTTCGTCGGCCGCAATGCGCTGTTTGCGCTGGTACTGTTCGGCATCCTGATCCCGCCACAGGCAACCGCCATTCCGGTGTTCCTGCTCCTGCACAAGCTCGGGGTACTCGACAGCTATGCCGCGCTGGTGTTGCCCTTCACCATTTCCGTGTTCGGCATCTTTCTGATGCGCCAGTTTTTCCGCAACGTGCCCGACGATCTCGTCGATGCGGCGCGGATGGACGGCATTTCCGAGTTCGGCATCGTCTGGCGGGTGATGCTGCCGGCCGCGATCCCGGCGGTGACCGCCTTTGGCATCTTCTCCGTGGTGGCGCACTGGAACGACTATTTCTGGCCGCTGATCGTGCTCAACAGCGAGCATCTGCGCACCCCACCGCTGGCGGTCGCGCACTTCCGCAATGCCGAGGCCGGCACCAATTACGGGGCGCTGATGGCGGCCGCGATGGTGATCATCGCGCCGCTGCTGGTCGCTTTCCTGTTCGCCCAGCGCCGCTTTGTCGAGGGCATCGCACTCACCGGAATCAAGTAA
- a CDS encoding carbohydrate ABC transporter permease: protein MSDNAATIDGVAIRLSVPAAAPRRGRLPLTPYGLVAPALTLMLMMLLGPLAGVIALSFTDYQLGAPSLSCIGLANYHEMFADRVFWISLRNTLVYVGIVVPGAVTAGLAIALLIQSGTSLRSLYRTIYFLPVMATLIAMAVVWEFMLHPQFGLVNGVLREIGVAGPSWLQDRSTALYVLCAIGVWQAAGFNMVLFLAGLVSIPKPLYEAAEIDGASSAWARFRLVTWPLLRPVTTFVVVISGIRSFQVFDTVHVLTKGGPSKSTEVLIHSMYTEGFEFFRSGYGAALAVVFLTFILLLTLIKSRLADRGVQYA, encoded by the coding sequence TTGTCTGACAACGCGGCCACCATCGACGGCGTAGCCATCCGCCTTTCCGTCCCGGCGGCGGCGCCGCGCCGCGGCCGCTTGCCATTGACGCCCTATGGGCTGGTGGCGCCGGCGCTGACGCTGATGCTGATGATGCTGCTCGGCCCGCTGGCCGGCGTGATCGCACTGTCTTTCACCGACTATCAGCTCGGCGCACCGAGCCTGTCCTGCATCGGGCTTGCCAACTACCACGAGATGTTCGCCGACAGGGTATTCTGGATCTCGCTGCGCAACACGCTGGTTTATGTCGGCATCGTGGTGCCCGGTGCGGTGACCGCGGGCCTCGCGATCGCGCTGCTGATCCAGAGCGGCACCAGCCTGCGCAGCCTCTATCGCACCATCTACTTCCTGCCGGTCATGGCCACGCTGATCGCGATGGCCGTGGTGTGGGAGTTCATGCTGCATCCGCAGTTCGGCCTGGTGAACGGCGTGTTGCGCGAGATCGGCGTTGCCGGCCCGAGTTGGCTGCAGGACCGCAGCACCGCGCTCTACGTGTTGTGCGCGATCGGCGTCTGGCAGGCGGCAGGCTTCAACATGGTGCTGTTCCTGGCCGGTCTCGTCTCGATCCCAAAGCCGCTCTATGAGGCCGCCGAGATCGACGGCGCTTCCAGCGCCTGGGCGCGCTTCCGGCTGGTCACCTGGCCGCTGCTGCGGCCCGTGACCACCTTCGTGGTCGTGATATCAGGCATCCGCTCCTTCCAGGTATTCGACACCGTGCATGTGCTGACCAAGGGCGGGCCGTCGAAATCCACCGAGGTGCTGATCCACAGCATGTACACGGAAGGATTCGAGTTCTTCCGCTCCGGCTACGGCGCGGCGCTCGCCGTGGTGTTCCTGACCTTCATCCTGCTGCTCACACTCATCAAGTCGAGGCTCGCCGACCGCGGCGTGCAATACGCATGA
- a CDS encoding ABC transporter ATP-binding protein, translating to MARIELNGIRKSFDATEVLGGIDLTIENGEFLSLVGPSGCGKSTLLRIIAGLEPQSAGQVTIDGSIVDGIRPSARNLAMVFQSYALYPHLSAFDNMAVPLRMRRLSTVERLPLLGSLLPSRRREERSIRADIAKVAAQLEISHLLQRKPAQLSGGQRQRVAVGRAMVRQPEAFLFDEPLSNLDAKLRVHMRAELAELHRSLKSTFIYVTHDQAEAMTMSSRLAVMIGGELVQVGRPAEIYDNPRDVRVAEFVGSPKINMMPGRIRDDGRIEVFGHVLRLASSQPPENCRIGVRSERIELGNGPFSGAVVHVENMGAEAFVHIGLHGTEARLVARVNDVRRLPDIGSHLSFNFAADAVRAFNSAGKRIDVTAEQPERIRERAVV from the coding sequence ATGGCGCGGATTGAACTCAACGGTATCCGGAAGTCCTTCGATGCCACCGAAGTGCTGGGGGGTATCGATCTCACCATCGAAAACGGCGAATTCCTCTCGCTGGTCGGTCCCTCAGGCTGCGGCAAGTCCACCCTGCTGCGCATCATCGCCGGCCTTGAGCCGCAGAGCGCGGGCCAGGTGACCATCGACGGCAGCATCGTCGACGGCATCCGTCCGAGCGCGCGCAATCTCGCGATGGTGTTCCAGTCCTATGCGCTCTATCCGCATTTGAGCGCCTTCGACAACATGGCGGTGCCGCTGCGCATGCGCCGCCTATCGACCGTCGAGCGCCTGCCGCTGCTCGGTTCGTTGCTGCCCAGCCGCCGCCGCGAAGAGCGGAGCATTCGCGCCGATATCGCAAAGGTCGCGGCCCAACTCGAAATCTCCCACCTCTTGCAGCGCAAGCCCGCACAATTGTCCGGCGGTCAACGCCAGCGCGTGGCTGTCGGGCGTGCCATGGTGCGCCAACCCGAGGCGTTCCTGTTCGACGAGCCGCTTTCCAACCTCGACGCCAAATTGCGCGTCCACATGCGCGCCGAGCTGGCGGAGCTGCATCGCAGCCTGAAAAGCACCTTCATTTACGTGACGCACGACCAGGCCGAGGCGATGACGATGTCGAGCCGCCTTGCCGTGATGATCGGCGGCGAGCTGGTGCAAGTCGGCAGGCCCGCCGAGATCTACGACAACCCTCGCGACGTCAGGGTCGCTGAATTCGTCGGCAGCCCGAAGATCAACATGATGCCGGGCCGGATCCGCGACGACGGCCGGATCGAGGTTTTTGGCCACGTCCTTCGGCTAGCCAGCTCTCAGCCGCCGGAGAACTGCCGCATCGGCGTCCGCTCGGAGCGGATCGAGCTCGGCAATGGTCCGTTCTCGGGCGCCGTCGTCCATGTCGAGAACATGGGCGCGGAAGCGTTCGTGCATATCGGCCTGCATGGCACCGAGGCGCGGCTGGTCGCACGTGTCAACGACGTCAGGCGGCTGCCCGATATCGGAAGCCACCTCTCCTTCAACTTCGCTGCCGATGCTGTGCGCGCCTTCAACAGCGCGGGCAAACGCATCGACGTGACGGCAGAGCAGCCCGAGCGGATCAGGGAGCGCGCCGTTGTCTGA
- a CDS encoding LysR substrate-binding domain-containing protein, producing the protein MRAVNAVFETGTFAAAARRLGVSQPAVAQLVRELEAEYGVALFDRHGHTLIATTLCRRLYAATNKVQSIEAEALAILQQRDELSGGELRIGLGNAMPGMLLIATFRKLFPKVQISIEIGSWSTIVAAVVDQRVDVAVLPEVPDDSRFRREACIQQRVVAMCHPGYALASQAPVAIMNLMEHPLVFRSRDSSAQRTVDKAFRLAGLRPTPAIVVNTREGMLEAVANKLGIGFGWEHGSSRVDRIAKVLIAEMEAESPEYIFSLAGKRGRLVELFFHAHRMSAYGDAIGFPAPAVDGLRLSPS; encoded by the coding sequence GTGCGCGCGGTCAATGCGGTATTCGAGACCGGCACATTTGCTGCTGCAGCACGCCGGCTAGGGGTTTCGCAGCCGGCGGTGGCCCAGCTCGTGCGCGAGCTGGAGGCCGAATACGGTGTGGCGCTGTTCGACCGACACGGACACACGCTGATCGCGACGACGCTTTGTCGCAGGCTCTATGCTGCGACCAACAAGGTACAATCGATCGAAGCCGAAGCGCTCGCGATCCTGCAGCAGCGTGACGAATTGTCGGGCGGCGAGTTGCGCATCGGGCTCGGCAACGCCATGCCCGGCATGTTGCTGATCGCGACCTTTCGAAAGCTGTTCCCGAAGGTCCAGATCAGCATCGAGATCGGCAGTTGGTCGACCATTGTCGCCGCGGTGGTGGACCAGCGGGTCGATGTTGCCGTGCTGCCCGAAGTCCCCGACGACAGCCGTTTTCGCCGCGAAGCCTGCATCCAGCAGCGCGTGGTGGCGATGTGCCATCCGGGCTACGCGCTGGCCAGCCAGGCCCCGGTTGCGATCATGAACCTGATGGAACATCCGCTGGTGTTTCGCTCCCGCGACTCCTCGGCACAGCGCACGGTGGATAAAGCTTTCCGGCTGGCGGGGCTGCGCCCGACGCCTGCGATCGTCGTCAATACGCGGGAAGGCATGCTGGAGGCGGTAGCGAACAAGCTCGGCATAGGCTTCGGCTGGGAGCATGGCTCGAGCCGCGTTGACCGTATCGCGAAGGTCTTGATTGCCGAGATGGAAGCGGAGTCGCCGGAATACATCTTTTCCCTCGCGGGTAAACGAGGGCGGCTGGTGGAGCTGTTCTTCCACGCGCACCGCATGTCGGCCTATGGGGACGCCATAGGCTTTCCCGCGCCGGCTGTGGACGGGTTACGTCTCAGCCCTTCATGA
- a CDS encoding helix-turn-helix domain-containing protein has protein sequence MPNRRGAKMGVSSKKPTHVDEHVGKRLRLRRNLLGLSQDELARRLGLTSQLIQKYEAGETRISASRLYGIAAQLAVPITWFFDELESKKRPSAESKQTAEAQDWSELVTKRESRQLLELYFGIADERLRRKLMEVAQLLKTTGAE, from the coding sequence ATGCCGAACAGACGCGGCGCCAAAATGGGGGTCTCGTCGAAAAAGCCGACCCATGTCGACGAGCACGTGGGGAAGCGGCTACGTCTTCGGCGCAACCTCCTCGGCTTGAGTCAGGACGAACTGGCTAGGCGTCTTGGTCTGACGTCGCAGCTCATCCAAAAGTATGAAGCCGGGGAAACCCGTATCAGCGCGTCAAGACTCTACGGCATTGCCGCGCAACTTGCCGTCCCGATCACATGGTTCTTCGACGAGTTGGAAAGCAAGAAACGACCGTCCGCCGAATCGAAGCAAACCGCCGAAGCGCAGGATTGGAGTGAACTCGTTACGAAGCGAGAGTCGCGTCAGCTTCTCGAACTCTACTTCGGCATTGCCGATGAGCGCCTACGTCGAAAATTGATGGAAGTCGCGCAGCTTCTGAAGACAACTGGCGCGGAATAG
- a CDS encoding nuclear transport factor 2 family protein: protein MSQGVAVLNNQTFRPEDSEGLVKALFGCIDGRDWAGLSEFLHDEAIYERPGYEPFVGKPAILDFYLTKRIISLGQHRVERVLSDGANIACWGSFSGVAKNGRNLSMRFADVYRIREGRIDLRRTFFDSPAI, encoded by the coding sequence ATGTCGCAAGGCGTGGCGGTATTAAATAATCAAACCTTTCGTCCCGAGGATTCAGAAGGGCTTGTCAAAGCGCTGTTCGGTTGCATCGACGGCAGGGACTGGGCAGGGCTTTCCGAATTTCTCCACGACGAGGCGATCTACGAACGACCGGGTTATGAACCGTTCGTCGGAAAGCCGGCTATCCTGGACTTTTACCTGACGAAACGGATTATTTCGCTCGGCCAGCATCGCGTCGAGAGGGTGCTGAGCGACGGCGCAAACATTGCGTGCTGGGGCAGCTTTTCCGGCGTTGCCAAGAATGGGCGCAATCTCAGCATGCGATTTGCGGATGTCTACCGCATCAGGGAAGGGCGGATTGATCTACGCCGGACATTCTTCGACAGCCCGGCGATCTAG
- the aepX gene encoding phosphoenolpyruvate mutase: MQPQKQSIVANGHHHHATSQAAHKLRNQISCNHELSFLMEAHDGLSGAIAERAGFKGLWASGLSISCSLGYRDANEASWTQLVDVVERMVDSTDLPVLVDGDSGFGNFNNARLLARKLQQRGAAGVALEDKGFPKMNSFVGDRHPLADTGEFSGRLRAVKDTVGDDLVLVARIEALIAGHGMDEALTRAHAYAEAGADAILIHSRKSVADEVLAFTGAWQNRLPVVIVPTKYYRTPVSAYREAGISTVIWANHSMRAAIAGMRDICGRIIAEESIAGIEGEVATLDEVFGLLRYGELATAEERYLPTYNGNGHAKA, encoded by the coding sequence ATGCAACCGCAAAAACAGTCCATCGTCGCGAACGGCCATCATCACCACGCCACGTCGCAAGCGGCGCACAAGCTTCGCAACCAGATCAGCTGCAATCACGAGCTCTCATTCCTGATGGAGGCCCACGACGGTCTGTCGGGCGCCATCGCCGAGCGCGCAGGCTTCAAGGGACTCTGGGCATCCGGCCTTTCAATTTCGTGCTCGCTCGGCTACCGCGACGCCAACGAAGCTTCCTGGACCCAGCTCGTTGATGTCGTCGAGCGCATGGTGGACTCGACCGACCTTCCGGTGCTTGTCGACGGCGATAGCGGCTTTGGCAATTTCAACAATGCGCGCCTTCTGGCACGCAAGCTACAGCAGCGCGGCGCCGCCGGGGTTGCGCTGGAGGACAAGGGCTTTCCCAAGATGAATTCGTTCGTCGGCGATCGGCATCCGCTTGCCGATACCGGCGAATTCTCGGGCCGGCTGCGCGCCGTGAAAGATACGGTAGGCGACGACCTGGTCCTCGTCGCCCGGATCGAGGCGCTGATTGCTGGCCACGGGATGGACGAGGCGCTTACGCGCGCCCATGCCTATGCAGAGGCCGGAGCTGACGCCATCCTCATTCATTCGCGCAAGAGCGTGGCGGACGAGGTCCTCGCCTTCACCGGCGCCTGGCAGAACCGGCTTCCCGTCGTGATCGTCCCCACCAAATACTATCGGACGCCCGTCTCCGCCTATCGCGAAGCCGGCATCTCCACGGTGATCTGGGCCAACCACTCGATGCGGGCGGCGATCGCCGGGATGAGAGACATTTGCGGCCGCATTATCGCCGAGGAAAGCATCGCCGGCATCGAAGGCGAGGTCGCCACGCTCGACGAGGTCTTTGGTCTGTTGCGCTACGGCGAACTCGCTACTGCCGAGGAGCGCTACTTGCCGACGTACAACGGAAATGGTCACGCGAAAGCGTGA
- a CDS encoding methyltransferase produces MLQSTLAASIPSQLPAPDIAQVIQWRDSSYAADLYIAAVSWLDLFTYLDETPATEAEMRGHFKIKERPTRTMIRLFESWGLLDNVDGKLLASASARRYLSRNSSENISSYIAVMKYKSSVREIYDVLRLDTPDTWYVERGDATNFDELMQTDDFADLNTRGMEERGRIFAPDLVRLLDCTHDTAVLDVAGGSGVYSAHLLNRYPNLSAMIFERPPVDQLATQCLAERKLTAPRARVIAGDMFVDPFPQTTSLHLYSHVLHNWGPEKVRLLLDKSYRSLLPGGRVAVFSCHPDDRGGRPAPVEEAEYSVLLTTSYEGCCYSFEDMRSLMEGAGFQHVDYRKSICNRSLITARKIAGSSN; encoded by the coding sequence ATGCTTCAATCAACACTGGCGGCCTCAATACCAAGCCAGCTTCCTGCACCTGACATCGCCCAGGTGATCCAATGGCGCGATAGTTCCTATGCGGCCGACCTTTATATCGCGGCGGTCTCGTGGCTCGATCTCTTCACCTATCTCGACGAGACACCGGCGACCGAAGCGGAGATGCGCGGCCATTTTAAGATCAAGGAACGGCCGACGCGAACCATGATCAGGCTGTTTGAGTCCTGGGGACTGCTCGACAACGTCGACGGCAAGCTTCTCGCTTCAGCATCTGCGCGGCGCTACTTGAGCCGCAACTCGAGCGAGAACATTTCCTCCTACATCGCCGTCATGAAGTACAAATCGTCTGTCCGGGAGATTTACGACGTATTACGCCTGGACACACCTGATACGTGGTATGTCGAGCGTGGTGACGCGACCAACTTCGACGAGCTGATGCAAACCGACGATTTCGCCGATCTGAATACGCGCGGAATGGAGGAGCGCGGGCGGATTTTTGCTCCCGACCTCGTGCGCCTGCTCGATTGTACGCACGACACGGCTGTCCTGGATGTGGCAGGTGGATCCGGAGTCTATTCCGCGCACCTGCTCAACCGGTATCCCAATCTGTCGGCGATGATATTTGAACGTCCTCCGGTCGACCAGCTCGCCACGCAATGTCTTGCCGAGCGTAAGCTGACGGCACCGAGAGCGCGCGTGATCGCCGGAGACATGTTTGTCGATCCGTTTCCGCAGACCACTTCGCTCCATCTCTATTCGCATGTCCTCCACAATTGGGGACCGGAGAAAGTGCGGCTGTTGCTGGACAAGTCGTACCGAAGCTTGCTGCCTGGCGGCCGGGTAGCCGTCTTCAGTTGTCACCCGGACGACCGGGGCGGGCGTCCCGCGCCGGTGGAGGAGGCCGAATATTCGGTCCTGCTGACCACCAGCTACGAGGGCTGCTGTTACAGTTTCGAGGACATGCGTTCCCTCATGGAAGGTGCAGGCTTTCAGCACGTCGACTATCGCAAGTCGATTTGCAACCGAAGTCTGATCACGGCGCGAAAGATCGCCGGCAGCTCCAACTGA
- the aepY gene encoding phosphonopyruvate decarboxylase: MLTAATAARCPARGKISPVGRESKMTMSTTTLLGLLKQQKYEFFSGVPCSNFADLFQQVALDKDITSVPASNEGSALSFAVGATLAGQRSVVALQNSGLGNIINPLTSLVQINCIPTLLLVSVRGLTDEPEDEPQHRIMGANTHALLDQLAIPWSEFDGTPQGFMATLRKAEEAFERSVSFAILVRKGQLSAGLGVVANGEQQVERYPLSVGCALEIISEALRPTDLVVSTTGFISRELFRVSDRPENFYMQGSLGHCSAVAAGVALAHPSRRVVALDGDGAVLMHMGVLSTIGYASPRNFLHVVLDNEGYVSTGKQDSTSVTSSLEAVAAACGYRAVCRCVTGAELGEAVARSLSTEGPHFLLCKVNQSHSRSLPRVTSRHSPEENKEAFQIALNQAEAFDLQAVPAGVAG; the protein is encoded by the coding sequence ATGCTGACGGCAGCCACCGCTGCGCGCTGTCCGGCGCGAGGAAAAATATCGCCTGTGGGAAGGGAATCCAAAATGACCATGTCGACAACGACGCTCCTGGGTCTGCTGAAGCAGCAGAAGTATGAGTTTTTTTCCGGGGTACCTTGCTCGAATTTCGCTGATCTGTTCCAGCAGGTCGCCTTGGACAAGGATATCACGTCAGTCCCAGCGTCGAACGAAGGCAGCGCGCTGTCGTTCGCCGTCGGCGCGACGCTGGCGGGGCAACGAAGCGTCGTCGCCCTGCAGAATTCCGGACTGGGAAACATCATCAATCCGCTGACGTCGCTGGTCCAGATCAACTGCATTCCAACGCTGCTTCTGGTCTCCGTGCGGGGACTCACCGACGAGCCCGAGGACGAGCCGCAGCACCGCATCATGGGCGCCAATACCCATGCATTGCTCGATCAATTGGCAATCCCGTGGAGCGAGTTCGACGGGACGCCGCAGGGGTTCATGGCGACGCTCCGGAAGGCCGAAGAGGCATTCGAGCGATCGGTCTCGTTTGCGATTCTGGTTCGCAAAGGTCAGCTGTCGGCGGGCCTCGGCGTCGTCGCCAACGGCGAGCAACAAGTGGAGCGCTATCCACTCAGCGTCGGATGCGCCCTGGAGATCATCAGCGAAGCCCTGCGGCCCACCGATCTCGTCGTCTCGACGACCGGGTTCATCTCCCGGGAGCTGTTTCGCGTGAGCGACCGTCCAGAGAATTTCTACATGCAGGGATCGTTGGGCCATTGCAGCGCGGTGGCTGCCGGCGTCGCGCTCGCGCATCCATCACGCCGCGTGGTCGCGCTGGATGGCGATGGTGCCGTGCTGATGCATATGGGAGTGTTATCCACGATCGGGTACGCATCTCCCCGAAATTTCCTGCACGTCGTGCTCGATAACGAAGGCTACGTCTCGACAGGGAAGCAGGACTCCACCTCGGTCACTTCCTCGCTGGAAGCCGTCGCCGCGGCTTGCGGGTACCGCGCGGTCTGCCGGTGCGTAACCGGCGCCGAATTGGGCGAGGCGGTTGCGCGAAGCCTGTCGACCGAAGGGCCGCACTTCCTGCTTTGCAAGGTCAATCAATCGCATTCGCGCTCGCTACCCCGGGTGACGTCTCGTCATAGCCCGGAGGAAAACAAAGAAGCGTTCCAGATCGCGCTGAACCAGGCGGAGGCCTTCGATCTGCAAGCCGTACCAGCGGGAGTGGCCGGGTGA
- a CDS encoding DMT family transporter, which yields MKHQAVDRLTSFRCLSFAVILCGTNWVAIRNVLQSSPPLFFTGVCLLGGAIAVGVVRLCVEYPLQSGCEGNGRLVALALLRMAGGLGLAFVGLQYFDVGTSALIFYTMPLSLVAIEWTIDRQMQSLLDLVALTCGMLGLGMLASGTVPVETPYDILGLALLSMAAFSWALGTWIHKRAPSDINVWNRTVFQLATAGGIVIVASLLLERRLDWTLLPILAWPIALNLIVVTGLAFVAWYRALSRISSHIASQSLVLIPVVALVAAAVLQRDTPITCVVVAWVLMIVGVAFAVWQRSRAPLAVSTMSRAWKPAIVSEHHMEPRDVRSDTCLSPDEDRRRGCSFGFVHRRAEPVYRSGNSCGAAGASRARSAGLRDRPGIPCQAHKA from the coding sequence GTGAAACATCAGGCGGTCGATAGGCTGACCAGCTTCCGCTGCCTCTCATTCGCGGTCATCCTTTGCGGCACGAACTGGGTTGCGATCAGGAATGTCTTGCAGTCTTCGCCGCCGCTGTTTTTCACCGGCGTCTGTTTGCTCGGCGGGGCGATCGCGGTCGGCGTTGTCCGCCTGTGTGTTGAATACCCACTCCAGAGCGGTTGTGAAGGGAACGGCAGGCTTGTCGCGCTGGCTCTCCTTCGAATGGCCGGAGGCCTCGGGCTGGCTTTTGTCGGCTTGCAGTATTTCGATGTCGGCACCAGCGCCCTGATCTTCTATACGATGCCCTTGTCGCTCGTCGCCATTGAATGGACGATCGATCGCCAAATGCAATCGCTCCTCGATCTCGTCGCATTGACCTGCGGCATGCTTGGTCTCGGGATGCTGGCGTCGGGTACGGTGCCGGTGGAGACACCTTATGACATCCTGGGCCTCGCGTTGCTTTCAATGGCGGCTTTCAGCTGGGCGCTGGGAACATGGATTCATAAACGCGCTCCCAGCGACATCAATGTGTGGAACCGTACCGTCTTTCAACTGGCGACCGCAGGGGGCATTGTCATCGTTGCGTCGTTGCTGCTGGAACGTCGGCTTGACTGGACTCTGTTGCCGATACTTGCCTGGCCTATCGCATTGAACTTGATCGTGGTGACCGGATTGGCATTCGTCGCTTGGTACCGCGCGCTCAGCCGTATTTCCTCGCATATCGCATCTCAGAGCCTCGTTCTCATCCCTGTCGTCGCGCTGGTTGCGGCTGCCGTCTTGCAACGGGATACTCCGATCACGTGCGTCGTGGTTGCCTGGGTTCTTATGATCGTTGGCGTCGCCTTCGCAGTTTGGCAGCGGTCAAGGGCGCCACTCGCTGTGAGTACGATGTCACGCGCCTGGAAACCTGCGATCGTCAGCGAACACCACATGGAGCCACGCGATGTTAGATCCGACACGTGTCTGTCACCCGATGAAGATCGCAGGAGAGGATGTTCTTTCGGATTCGTTCATCGACGTGCGGAACCCGTTTACCGATCAGGTAATAGCTGCGGTGCCGCAGGCGCGTCCCGAGCACGCTCGGCGGGCCTTCGCGATCGCCCGGGCATTCCGTGCCAAGCTCACAAGGCGTGA
- the phnY gene encoding phosphonoacetaldehyde dehydrogenase yields MRNPFTDQVIAAVPQARPEHARRAFAIARAFRAKLTRRERARILLATAEAIEANRDRLAHLITSESGLCLKDSLHEAARARDVWSFAAQAVLRDDGEIYAGDIGGGAQARRIFATRTPLLGVISGITPFNHPLNLVSHKLAPAIATNNRTVLKPAEATPLTALALAELVYEAGLPPEMLSVITGDPHSLGDAMINDPDIDLVTFTGSVAAGKKIAERVGYRRLVLELGGNDPLIVLGDADLDRAARLAVQGATKNSGQRCTAVKRVLVVDDVADRFAETTLSLMRRLRAGDPMDPDTDVGTVINAKAASIIAGRVEAAIERGARLLLGNTPHGALYPPTLLDHVAPDCELVREETFGPVLPIIRCPDDIEHIIAIANSTAFGLSAGLCTNRLDAITRFVDALDVGCVNVWEVPGYRTELTPFGGIKDSGLGHKEGVLEAMKSFTNIKTYSLPW; encoded by the coding sequence GTGCGGAACCCGTTTACCGATCAGGTAATAGCTGCGGTGCCGCAGGCGCGTCCCGAGCACGCTCGGCGGGCCTTCGCGATCGCCCGGGCATTCCGTGCCAAGCTCACAAGGCGTGAGCGGGCGCGGATCCTCCTGGCCACGGCAGAGGCGATCGAAGCAAACCGGGACCGGCTAGCGCATCTCATTACATCGGAAAGCGGCCTGTGTTTGAAAGACTCGCTGCATGAAGCCGCGCGGGCCAGGGATGTCTGGTCCTTTGCAGCGCAAGCCGTGCTCCGGGACGATGGAGAGATTTACGCGGGCGACATCGGAGGAGGGGCGCAGGCTAGACGCATATTCGCGACAAGGACACCGCTCCTTGGCGTCATCTCAGGAATTACTCCCTTCAACCATCCCCTGAATCTCGTCAGTCACAAGCTCGCTCCGGCGATCGCGACCAATAATAGGACCGTGCTGAAGCCGGCCGAGGCAACGCCTTTGACCGCGCTTGCTCTTGCCGAGCTGGTTTATGAGGCGGGCCTGCCGCCGGAAATGTTGTCGGTGATTACCGGCGATCCGCATTCGTTGGGAGATGCGATGATCAATGATCCGGACATCGACCTGGTGACGTTCACCGGGTCGGTAGCGGCCGGAAAGAAAATCGCCGAACGGGTGGGATACAGAAGGCTGGTGCTCGAGCTCGGCGGGAATGATCCTCTGATCGTATTGGGTGACGCCGATCTCGACCGCGCAGCCCGATTGGCGGTGCAGGGCGCGACCAAGAATTCCGGGCAACGCTGTACCGCCGTCAAACGGGTCTTGGTCGTCGATGATGTCGCCGATCGCTTTGCCGAAACGACCCTCTCTCTAATGAGGCGCCTCAGGGCAGGAGATCCCATGGATCCCGACACGGATGTGGGGACGGTCATCAACGCGAAGGCGGCGTCGATCATTGCCGGACGCGTCGAAGCCGCAATTGAGCGCGGCGCCCGTTTGCTGCTCGGCAATACTCCCCACGGCGCGCTCTACCCGCCGACACTGCTGGACCATGTTGCGCCCGATTGCGAGTTGGTGCGCGAAGAGACCTTTGGTCCTGTCCTGCCGATCATTCGCTGCCCCGATGACATCGAACACATCATCGCCATCGCCAACTCGACGGCCTTCGGTCTTTCGGCGGGGTTGTGCACAAACCGGCTCGACGCCATCACCCGCTTTGTCGATGCCCTCGACGTCGGCTGCGTCAACGTATGGGAAGTTCCGGGATACCGGACCGAGCTGACACCGTTCGGCGGCATCAAGGATTCCGGCCTCGGCCATAAGGAGGGCGTGCTGGAAGCCATGAAGAGCTTTACGAATATCAAAACCTACTCGCTGCCGTGGTGA